CAATATATGCAAGTACGTCCAGAAATCCGGCTGGCTGAACAGGAACGAACCAGATGCTGAGCAATGTATCCTTTGTGGGGAACCGGAGAGCAATTGAACAGCAGCCTATGTGTCAAATGTAAGGGAAAAGGACTTTGCGGACGTCCTTTTTGCCCAATACTGGAAAAATTCAGGTCAGTAGAATCAGTATTCTCAAAAAGCCCAGGTGCTTCAGGTGAAACATCCATATTCGGAGCATCCCCACCTTCTGTTTTTGTAGGCAGACATAATTATCCGGAGGTACGGGCGGGTCCCATGATACCACCGGAGCTGGAGGGAGATGAAGCAATTCAGCTTGAAGACCCTAAGTCCCTGCTTAAAATGGGAATCCAGGACGTCATATCATCCCGTTCCAGGCTGGTCAGGGCAAACACCGGAATAAATGTAAAGCATGCCCGCAAACCTGACAATCCTCTTATAGAAAGATCACAGGAGCTGGCACTATCTAAAAAACCAGTGGATACCGAGGCCTGGTTCAGCAAGCCCATACAGAACAAGCTCAAATTCGATAATGTGCTCACCCCCATGGGACCTTCGGGAGAGTTGAAGAAATTCGATATCACTGAGAACCCGAAGGTTCCGAAAAAAGTAGATTCTCTTGTATACGATACCGATGCGCTTGCAAAGGATGCGATCTCGGAATTATGGGATAGCAGCGTGCCTGCAGAGCATATCACACGTCTTTTCTCCATTGGCCTGCTGGGACAGGAGAGACGTCTTGTACCTACAAGATGGTCAATAACCGCAGTAGATGACCTTGTGGGAAAGGATCTGCTTGGAAACATAAGAGACTACCAGCAAATAAGTGATATACAGGTTTTCAGCGGAGGTGTTTTCGGCAACCATTTCGAGGTTCTGCTCATGCCACGTGCATTTAGCTTCGAGCTCATAGAAGTATGGATGCCACGTGCAGTCTGGTCAGGACAGAGCACCTGGATAGATTCTGATAATGAGGGTTTTTCAGGGAAAAAAGGGTATTCCAACCTTGCAGGAGGATACTACGCCGGCAGATTAGGTGTTCTTGAATATCTGAAAAAGATTCGCAGACAGGCCTCGGTATTTGCAGTCAGGGAGATCAGGCCGGATTACTGGGCACCCCTTGGTGTATGGGTAGTGCGTGAAGGAATAAGGGATGCCATGAATTCAACACCCAGGGTCTTCGAGTCAGTGGAATCGGCACTGAATGATATGTCCACCCGTATCAAAACACCATATGGAAAATGGAAAGAAAAGGCCATGATGCTATCTGATTTACAAGCGCAGCGGACCCTTGACTCTTTTTTCAATATTTGATCATATGCGCATGTGTACCTATATAAAATAAATATTGCTATATAGTCTATGCAAGACACATTTATCTATATACGGTCCTTTGCCCTACCTAAAACTAAATAGAGGACAATAAATGGTGTTATTCGATCCGCTGGTAATTTTACTTGTGATTGCAGGTTTATATATGGCATGGAATATTGGCGCAAACGATCTTGCCAATGCCATGGGAACGTCTGTAGGTAGCGGTGCGCTTTCTATAAAACAGGTTATTATCGTTGCAGCAATCTTTGAGTTCGCAGGTGCTGTCTTTTTTGGAAAACGGGTTACAACCACTATTGCCAAAGGCATAGTACCTATCGATTCTATCAGTCTGCTTGACTCGCATCTTGTAGCTATCGGGATGCTTGCTGCTGTTCTTGCTGCCGGTTTCTGGATCACGCTGGCTACTTTTTATAATCTACCGGTCTCAACGACCCACTCAATTGTCGGAGCAGTTCTTGGTTTTGGTTTAATAGCTGCATATAACGGCATTATTGCTTTAGGAGACATACAGTGGGGAGTTCTTATAAAGATCGTCGGAAGCTGGCTGGTATCTCCTCTTCTTGGTGCTTTGCTTGCCTTTTTGATCTTCTCGCTTATCCGGTATTTCATATTACAGAAAACCGATGATCCGTATAATATAGAGAAGAAATTTGTGGGTCTTCAGATCCTGACCGCATGTTACATAGCATTCGCACATGGTTCAAACGATGTGGCAAATGCTGTCGGACCACTCTATGCAGGACTTCATGCTCTGGAACTTGCAGGCTTGACCATCCCGCTCTGGGTCATGTTAGTGGGAGGATTTGGTATGATCCTGGGTCTTGCAACCTGGGGATACAGGGTTATTGAAACAATCGGTACCAAGATAACAGAACTTACTCCCACAAGAGGATTCTCGGCCGAGTTTGCAACGGCTTCTGTGGTAGTTCTGCACAGTTTCAGCTCCCTTCCCATCTCGACCACACACACGCTTGTAGGCTCTGTTATAGGCGTGGGTCTTGCAGGTGGTCTTGCAGCGGTTGATTTAAGTGTGATATGGAAGATAGTTGTTTCCTGGATAGTAACAGTGCCCGTTGCGGCATTAACATCCGCACTCGTATTTACAGCACTAATGGGGATTGGAATATGATCAAAAAAGAATATATCCGCTCGGTATTGAATATATTTGCAAGCTCACCGTTCAAACCACTGGGAATGCATGCAAACAAAGGTGGTGAGGCTGTAAGAAAACTCAGTGAAGCCATGCACGCCTATTGTGAAGGAGACATGCAGAGAGTGGAGGAGCTCAACCGTGAGATCGATGCAATAGAGCATGAGGCGGATGTCCTGAAGCAGACGATCAGGTCCGAACTGTCATCTTCCATAATGCTACCGGTGCACGCTAATGATCTCCTCAGCTTCCTCAAACCACAGGACTCGATCTCCGACGATGCGCAGGAAGCCTCATACTGGCTGACCCTGAGAAGGTTCGAAGCATCCGAGGATATCCGCAAAGGGTTTATGGAACTGATGGACAAGACACTCAAAACCGTCGAGATGTATGAGAAACTTGTTGACACCCT
The window above is part of the Methanolobus zinderi genome. Proteins encoded here:
- a CDS encoding Nre family DNA repair protein — encoded protein: MNSSLCVKCKGKGLCGRPFCPILEKFRSVESVFSKSPGASGETSIFGASPPSVFVGRHNYPEVRAGPMIPPELEGDEAIQLEDPKSLLKMGIQDVISSRSRLVRANTGINVKHARKPDNPLIERSQELALSKKPVDTEAWFSKPIQNKLKFDNVLTPMGPSGELKKFDITENPKVPKKVDSLVYDTDALAKDAISELWDSSVPAEHITRLFSIGLLGQERRLVPTRWSITAVDDLVGKDLLGNIRDYQQISDIQVFSGGVFGNHFEVLLMPRAFSFELIEVWMPRAVWSGQSTWIDSDNEGFSGKKGYSNLAGGYYAGRLGVLEYLKKIRRQASVFAVREIRPDYWAPLGVWVVREGIRDAMNSTPRVFESVESALNDMSTRIKTPYGKWKEKAMMLSDLQAQRTLDSFFNI
- a CDS encoding inorganic phosphate transporter, with the translated sequence MAWNIGANDLANAMGTSVGSGALSIKQVIIVAAIFEFAGAVFFGKRVTTTIAKGIVPIDSISLLDSHLVAIGMLAAVLAAGFWITLATFYNLPVSTTHSIVGAVLGFGLIAAYNGIIALGDIQWGVLIKIVGSWLVSPLLGALLAFLIFSLIRYFILQKTDDPYNIEKKFVGLQILTACYIAFAHGSNDVANAVGPLYAGLHALELAGLTIPLWVMLVGGFGMILGLATWGYRVIETIGTKITELTPTRGFSAEFATASVVVLHSFSSLPISTTHTLVGSVIGVGLAGGLAAVDLSVIWKIVVSWIVTVPVAALTSALVFTALMGIGI
- a CDS encoding TIGR00153 family protein, whose protein sequence is MIKKEYIRSVLNIFASSPFKPLGMHANKGGEAVRKLSEAMHAYCEGDMQRVEELNREIDAIEHEADVLKQTIRSELSSSIMLPVHANDLLSFLKPQDSISDDAQEASYWLTLRRFEASEDIRKGFMELMDKTLKTVEMYEKLVDTLSELLETSFSKRDVEETLALVVEVEEMEHQVDVVEKELMKKVFMEEESLGGAGVYHLSRLITEIGNIADKSEHAADRLRTMVMRR